A single region of the Jatrophihabitans sp. GAS493 genome encodes:
- a CDS encoding alpha/beta hydrolase family protein, which yields MEISSDSKSIRKAGRSRRRRILIPAAVAVTLALAVIPQTAAGALGCGFLGLSNCAPKAPTGAPGTSVAQLSQVNQSGNGGTNPKLGAVPSTSKIGVPNAGVVPIVGLNSARADDGAFVAYESRVDARTVDLMVYSPALNGPAPVRLMLPADWSTQPSSTWPSVYLLHGGNDKTDYQSWSLFTKLPQETAATDALFVLPSIGSSAFATNYWNYGISGQGNQYDTFVATELPQLLQRGYRANSKAVVAGISSGGYSALALAALHPATFAAAASYSGLDDLSSVTTGLIIEAGNLIDLKSPVAMWGDYLLQNSIWRAHDPAALLANLRNTPVFVSAGNGKVGPLDPSGASSDSIEPVVLGTSQSFAQKAQSAGVPVTSDFYGNGTHSWFYWDREFVRSWPMFAAAAGISGSLTGVSP from the coding sequence GTGGAGATTTCATCCGACAGCAAGTCAATTCGCAAGGCTGGTCGCTCCCGGCGGAGGCGCATTCTCATTCCCGCCGCGGTAGCGGTGACCCTGGCGTTGGCCGTCATCCCGCAGACCGCGGCCGGTGCGCTGGGCTGCGGCTTCCTCGGCCTCTCCAACTGTGCGCCGAAGGCACCGACCGGTGCTCCCGGCACCTCCGTCGCACAGCTGAGCCAGGTCAACCAGAGCGGCAACGGCGGCACCAACCCCAAGCTGGGTGCCGTCCCCTCGACCAGCAAGATCGGTGTCCCGAACGCCGGCGTGGTACCGATCGTCGGTCTCAACAGCGCCCGCGCCGACGACGGCGCCTTCGTCGCCTACGAGAGCCGGGTCGATGCCCGCACCGTCGACCTGATGGTCTACTCACCGGCCCTCAACGGTCCCGCGCCGGTTCGCCTGATGCTCCCGGCCGACTGGTCCACCCAGCCCAGCTCGACCTGGCCGTCGGTCTACCTGCTGCACGGTGGCAATGACAAGACCGACTACCAGTCCTGGTCGCTGTTCACCAAGCTTCCGCAGGAGACGGCGGCCACCGACGCCCTCTTCGTGCTGCCCAGCATCGGCAGCTCCGCCTTCGCCACCAATTACTGGAACTACGGCATCTCCGGTCAGGGAAACCAGTACGACACCTTCGTTGCCACCGAGCTGCCGCAGCTGCTGCAGCGTGGTTACCGGGCCAACAGCAAGGCCGTCGTGGCCGGGATCTCCAGCGGCGGCTACAGCGCGCTCGCCCTCGCCGCCCTGCACCCGGCCACCTTCGCCGCCGCCGCCTCCTACAGCGGCCTGGACGATCTCTCCTCGGTCACCACCGGACTCATCATCGAGGCCGGTAACCTGATCGACCTGAAGAGCCCGGTCGCCATGTGGGGTGACTACCTGCTGCAGAACTCGATCTGGCGGGCCCACGACCCGGCCGCGCTGCTGGCGAACCTGCGGAACACACCGGTCTTCGTCTCCGCCGGCAACGGCAAGGTCGGCCCGCTCGATCCGTCCGGGGCCAGTAGTGACTCGATCGAGCCGGTCGTGCTCGGCACGAGCCAGTCCTTCGCTCAGAAGGCGCAGTCAGCCGGAGTTCCCGTCACCTCTGACTTCTACGGCAACGGAACCCACAGCTGGTTCTACTGGGACCGCGAGTTCGTCCGCTCCTGGCCGATGTTCGCCGCCGCTGCCGGCATCAGCGGTTCGCTCACCGGAGTGTCGCCCTGA